The following coding sequences are from one Bombus terrestris chromosome 14, iyBomTerr1.2, whole genome shotgun sequence window:
- the LOC100648571 gene encoding uncharacterized protein LOC100648571 isoform X1, whose translation MSGRVQKESADDSDRIDDAVDPRVQIELERLNTATDDINKLEVDLDEARATFRELLCESTVKIDSLAKKLGACIEKSRPYYDARFKAKEALHETQKAAIRFERANSQHAAAKEMVYLAEEGLRTEGRCFDHAWQEMLNHATARVNESEHERALSEAEHRHTTALYHKAEHDVQRLQRELKRAIAKSSMGARRSLLLINSIAYRHNLLMLPYYEMKAHFNQMLEEQKLRVSALERSVGEAKMTYAEALRNLEKISDEIHRTRKYDGADDFDKSSRDTVGQPSLQPNAGTPTDSSVTGSPDSTDYTSDEYLRLPDKISPSTQCPVPTRIDREPSSEYLGLSNLNVSSTEPRKYIKRDRPKSIAATDTKHIITLNQTSSSTSRLSDLSNILSPIEKRVKIQTPVDLKSINNTVQNGEEWTEISLNNSPDEVYYNNEVYSDEEDQIPYKPLPMDLTPESNNPPTNGANIQSFSETASRKKLVTQKSLPAMPKGNEVSLSSEKKTEVTRSPSMKSKSKLDTSLANWITRSSAGSEASGGSSANSSRRQSLDMLWSAGTGERVKEFLNHGMMMLNISSLTERRFNEPKIAERDKERSEKSEKVEGKGKKVPSPLEKTMTYLNADEETSDSESLASVEMLTEDQISSLMMEPDMNQVCQEILGTPLVEVCPLLQQLQQQQ comes from the exons ATGAGTGGACGTGTGCAGAAAGAGAGTGCCGATGATTCCGATCGTATTGACGATGCAGTGGATCCTAGAGTACAG ATTGAACTTGAAAGATTGAATACTGCTACCGATGATATCAACAAGCTTGAGGTTGACTTAGAc GAAGCAAGAGCAACTTTTAGGGAATTACTTTGTGAATCTACGGTGAAAATTGATAGCTTAGCTAAGAAACTTGGCGCATGCATTGAAAAATCTAGGCCATATTATGATGCCAGATTTAAAGCGAAAgaa GCTTTACACGAAACACAAAAGGCTGCAATTAGATTTGAAAGAGCCAATAGCCAGCATGCAGCAGCCAAAGAGATGGTTTACTTAGCCGAAGAAGGATTAAGGACAGAGGGAAGATGTTTTGATCATGCTTGGCAG gaGATGTTAAATCATGCAACTGCCAGAGTCAATGAATCCGAGCATGAGAGAGCTTTGTCGGAAGCAGAGCATAGACACACTACTGCTCTATATCATAAAGCAGAACACGACGTTCAAAGATTGCAACGTGAACTAAAGCGTGCAATTGCTAAATCTAG TATGGGTGCACGTCGCAGCTTGCTTCTGATAAACAGTATCGCCTACAGGCACAACTTGCTCATGTT GCCATATTACGAAATGAAAGCGCATTTTAATCAAATGCTGGAAGAGCAAAAGTTAAGAGTAAGTGCATTAGAAAGATCAGTGGGTGAAGCTAAAATGACTTACGCCGAAGCGCTGAGAAACTTAGAAAAAATCAGCGATGAAATCCATAGG ACTAGGAAGTATGATGGAGCAGATGATTTCGATAAATCTTCGAGAGATACCGTTGGCCAACCTTCTCTACAGCCCAATGCAGGAACTCCAACCGATTCTAGCGTTACTGGATCACCCGATAGTACAGATTATACTAGCGACGAATACTTGCGCCTTCCTGATAAGATAAGCCCTAGTACACAATGTCCTGTGCCTACAAGA ATCGATAGAGAGCCTTCTTCCGAATATTTGGGCCTAAGTAACTTGAATGTTTCATCCACAGAGCCGCGGAAATATATCAAACGAGACCGTCCAAAAAGTATTGCAGCAACTGATACGAAACATATCATAACACTGAATCAAACAAGCTCTTCAACCTCACGGTTGTCAGACTTGTCGAATATTCTTTCGCCGATAGAAAAACGAGTGAAAATACAAACACCAGTGGATTTAAAAAGCATTAATAACACTGTACAAAACGGGGAGGAATGGACAGAAATTAGTTTAAATAATTCTCCGGACGAAGTATATTACAATAACGAAGTATACTCGGACGAAGAAGATCAAATTCCTTATAAACCGCTACCAATGGACTTGACTCCAGAAAGTAACAACCCACCCACCAATGGTGCAAATATTCAGTCGTTCAGTGAAACAGCTAGTCGAAAGAAATTAGTAACCCAAAAGTCATTACCTGCTATGCCGAAAGGAAACGAAGTTAGTCTAAGCAGTGAAAAGAAAACGGAAGTAACAAGGAGTCCGTCAATGAAAAGTAAAAGCAAACTCGATACTAGTTTAGCTAATTGGATAACCAGAAGTTCAGCTGGCAGTGAAGCTAGTGGAGGTAGTTCAG CAAACTCAAGTAGAAGACAGTCCCTTGATATGTTATGGAGTGCCGGCACAGGAGAACGGGTGAAAGAATTCCTCAATCATGGTATGATGATGTTGAACATATCTAGCCTTACGGAACGACGTTTCAATGAACCAAAGATAGCAGAGAGAGACAAGGAGAGATCTGAAAAGTCTGAGAAAGTGGAAGGGAAAGGGAAGAAAGTTCCTAGTCCATTAGAAAAAACAATGACCTATCTTAATGCGGACGAGGAAACATCCGATAGCGAAAGCCTAGCAAG CGTGGAGATGTTAACGGAGGATCAGATTTCTTCGCTTATGATGGAACCCGACATGAATCAAGTATGTCAAGAAATTCTAGGAACGCCTTTAGTCGAGGTGTGTCCGTTATTGCAACAACTGCAACAACAACAATAG
- the LOC100648571 gene encoding uncharacterized protein LOC100648571 isoform X2, whose amino-acid sequence MSGRVQKESADDSDRIDDAVDPRVQIELERLNTATDDINKLEVDLDEARATFRELLCESTVKIDSLAKKLGACIEKSRPYYDARFKAKEALHETQKAAIRFERANSQHAAAKEMVYLAEEGLRTEGRCFDHAWQEMLNHATARVNESEHERALSEAEHRHTTALYHKAEHDVQRLQRELKRAIAKSRPYYEMKAHFNQMLEEQKLRVSALERSVGEAKMTYAEALRNLEKISDEIHRTRKYDGADDFDKSSRDTVGQPSLQPNAGTPTDSSVTGSPDSTDYTSDEYLRLPDKISPSTQCPVPTRIDREPSSEYLGLSNLNVSSTEPRKYIKRDRPKSIAATDTKHIITLNQTSSSTSRLSDLSNILSPIEKRVKIQTPVDLKSINNTVQNGEEWTEISLNNSPDEVYYNNEVYSDEEDQIPYKPLPMDLTPESNNPPTNGANIQSFSETASRKKLVTQKSLPAMPKGNEVSLSSEKKTEVTRSPSMKSKSKLDTSLANWITRSSAGSEASGGSSANSSRRQSLDMLWSAGTGERVKEFLNHGMMMLNISSLTERRFNEPKIAERDKERSEKSEKVEGKGKKVPSPLEKTMTYLNADEETSDSESLASVEMLTEDQISSLMMEPDMNQVCQEILGTPLVEVCPLLQQLQQQQ is encoded by the exons ATGAGTGGACGTGTGCAGAAAGAGAGTGCCGATGATTCCGATCGTATTGACGATGCAGTGGATCCTAGAGTACAG ATTGAACTTGAAAGATTGAATACTGCTACCGATGATATCAACAAGCTTGAGGTTGACTTAGAc GAAGCAAGAGCAACTTTTAGGGAATTACTTTGTGAATCTACGGTGAAAATTGATAGCTTAGCTAAGAAACTTGGCGCATGCATTGAAAAATCTAGGCCATATTATGATGCCAGATTTAAAGCGAAAgaa GCTTTACACGAAACACAAAAGGCTGCAATTAGATTTGAAAGAGCCAATAGCCAGCATGCAGCAGCCAAAGAGATGGTTTACTTAGCCGAAGAAGGATTAAGGACAGAGGGAAGATGTTTTGATCATGCTTGGCAG gaGATGTTAAATCATGCAACTGCCAGAGTCAATGAATCCGAGCATGAGAGAGCTTTGTCGGAAGCAGAGCATAGACACACTACTGCTCTATATCATAAAGCAGAACACGACGTTCAAAGATTGCAACGTGAACTAAAGCGTGCAATTGCTAAATCTAG GCCATATTACGAAATGAAAGCGCATTTTAATCAAATGCTGGAAGAGCAAAAGTTAAGAGTAAGTGCATTAGAAAGATCAGTGGGTGAAGCTAAAATGACTTACGCCGAAGCGCTGAGAAACTTAGAAAAAATCAGCGATGAAATCCATAGG ACTAGGAAGTATGATGGAGCAGATGATTTCGATAAATCTTCGAGAGATACCGTTGGCCAACCTTCTCTACAGCCCAATGCAGGAACTCCAACCGATTCTAGCGTTACTGGATCACCCGATAGTACAGATTATACTAGCGACGAATACTTGCGCCTTCCTGATAAGATAAGCCCTAGTACACAATGTCCTGTGCCTACAAGA ATCGATAGAGAGCCTTCTTCCGAATATTTGGGCCTAAGTAACTTGAATGTTTCATCCACAGAGCCGCGGAAATATATCAAACGAGACCGTCCAAAAAGTATTGCAGCAACTGATACGAAACATATCATAACACTGAATCAAACAAGCTCTTCAACCTCACGGTTGTCAGACTTGTCGAATATTCTTTCGCCGATAGAAAAACGAGTGAAAATACAAACACCAGTGGATTTAAAAAGCATTAATAACACTGTACAAAACGGGGAGGAATGGACAGAAATTAGTTTAAATAATTCTCCGGACGAAGTATATTACAATAACGAAGTATACTCGGACGAAGAAGATCAAATTCCTTATAAACCGCTACCAATGGACTTGACTCCAGAAAGTAACAACCCACCCACCAATGGTGCAAATATTCAGTCGTTCAGTGAAACAGCTAGTCGAAAGAAATTAGTAACCCAAAAGTCATTACCTGCTATGCCGAAAGGAAACGAAGTTAGTCTAAGCAGTGAAAAGAAAACGGAAGTAACAAGGAGTCCGTCAATGAAAAGTAAAAGCAAACTCGATACTAGTTTAGCTAATTGGATAACCAGAAGTTCAGCTGGCAGTGAAGCTAGTGGAGGTAGTTCAG CAAACTCAAGTAGAAGACAGTCCCTTGATATGTTATGGAGTGCCGGCACAGGAGAACGGGTGAAAGAATTCCTCAATCATGGTATGATGATGTTGAACATATCTAGCCTTACGGAACGACGTTTCAATGAACCAAAGATAGCAGAGAGAGACAAGGAGAGATCTGAAAAGTCTGAGAAAGTGGAAGGGAAAGGGAAGAAAGTTCCTAGTCCATTAGAAAAAACAATGACCTATCTTAATGCGGACGAGGAAACATCCGATAGCGAAAGCCTAGCAAG CGTGGAGATGTTAACGGAGGATCAGATTTCTTCGCTTATGATGGAACCCGACATGAATCAAGTATGTCAAGAAATTCTAGGAACGCCTTTAGTCGAGGTGTGTCCGTTATTGCAACAACTGCAACAACAACAATAG
- the LOC100648297 gene encoding PTB domain-containing engulfment adapter protein 1 has product MRNSTLLKWAQNSANSKNQTSKNGTNRNWIHPPDALQKGHIAYLVKYLGSTEVDQPKGIEVVKEAICKLKFNQQLRKSEGTKTPKVELTISIDGVAIQEPKTKTSAKRIMHQYPLHRISYCADDKGEKKFFSFIAKEEDAERHTCFVFVSDKLAEEITLTIGQAFDLAYRRFLETSGKDLETQRRCMVLQQKIKRLEHENNVYRQRLQDIAAIKGSADVSAYLSQHNLPDILHVPGATNETTQVNGSANKSSLGNINDSNGNTSNGSQQPPPVPPRSFEKTFDDNFMGSEPTPTPSVGTKLEGLLMDEFEEDFNPRAYETAANGLTNHQSSHNSLLNGQVSSNSNFFSQSNGTTSPPPLLAPPPKAKDSRRQNGLKEDLFGSIPFNPAPSVNAKNEFNDPFEMGEFGATTAISNPSQQELENAIGLLDKKLLEMKDGFSRGLSIDTDDFSLESLDPLRN; this is encoded by the exons ATGAGAAACTCAACGTTATTGAAATGGGCGCAGAACTCAGCCAACAGTAAAAATCAAACCAGCAAGAATG GAACGAATAGGAATTGGATACACCCACCAGATGCGCTCCAAAAAGGCCACATCGCCTACTTAGTCAAG TATTTGGGCAGCACAGAAGTGGATCAACCTAAAGGCATCGAGGTTGTTAAAGAAGCTATTTGTAAGCTCAAGTTTAATCAACAGTTGAGGAAAAGCGAAGGGACAAAAACACCCAAGGTGGAACTGACCATAAGCATCGACGGAGTTGCAATTCAGGAGCCGAAAACGAAAACATCGGCTAAA CGAATTATGCACCAATATCCACTACATAGAATATCGTACTGTGCTGATGACAAAGGCGAGAAAAAGTTCTTCAGCTTTATCGCAAAAGAGGAAGACGCCGAGAGGCATACTTGCTTCGTCTTCGTTAGCGATAAATTAGCCGAAGAGATCACGTTGACGATCGGCCAAGCCTTCGACTTGGCCTACAGGCGGTTCTTAGAAACATCGGGCAAAGATTTGGAAACGCAAAGGCGCTGCATGGTACTGcagcaaaaaataaaacgattggAACACGAGAATAACGTGTATCGCCAGCGGTTACAGGACATAGCTGCTATCAAAGGATCG GCTGACGTGTCAGCATACTTGTCGCAACACAATCTTCCGGATATTCTGCACGTGCCTGGCGCCACGAACGAAACAACGCAAGTAAATGGATCGGCAAATAAATCTTCCCTTGGTAATATAAATGACAGTAATGGGAATACCTCGAATGGATCGCAGCAACCACCTCCGGTTCCTCCAAGGAGTTTCGAGAAAACGTTCGACGATAACTTTATGGG GAGCGAACCTACACCAACACCGTCGGTTGGTACCAAATTGGAAGGGCTGTTGATGGACGAATTCGAGGAGGATTTCAACCCTAGGGCATACGAAACTGCGGCAAATGGTTTGACAAATCATCAATCCAGTCATAACAGTCTTCTAAACGGTCAAGTGTCCTCCAACTCCAACTTTTTCTCACAAAGCAATGGCACTACAAGTCCTCCACCATTAT TGGCCCCACCACCGAAAGCGAAGGATTCCAGACGTCAAAATGGGCTGAAAGAAGATTTATTCGGTAGTATTCCCTTCAATCCCGCACCATCCGTTAACGCAAAAAATGAATTCAATGATCCATTTGAAATGGGCGAATTCGGAGCTACAACGGCGATTTCTAATCCTAGCCAACAAGAATTAGAAAATGCGATTGGTCTTTTAGATAAGAAGCTGCTCGAGATGAAG GATGGTTTTAGTAGAGGTCTGTCAATCGATACTGATGACTTTTCGTTGGAAAGTTTGGATCCGTTGCGAAATTGA
- the LOC100645654 gene encoding chloride intracellular channel exc-4 translates to MADDSHENGTSNGDVPEIELIIKASTIDGRRKGACLFCQEYFMDLYLLAELKTISLKVTTVDMQKPPPDFRTNFQATPPPILIDNGDAILENEKIERHIMKNIPGGHNLFVQDKEVATLVENLFSKLKLLLLNAKDKDKDPKSSSLMAHLRKIDEHLGRKGTRFLTGDTMCCFDCELMPRLQHIRVAGKYFADFEIPETLVHLWRYMHHMYRLDAFLQSCPADQDIINHYKLQQSMKMKKHEELETPTFTTSIPIEVNDD, encoded by the exons ATGGCGGACGACAGCCACGAGAATGGCACGAGCAACGGCGACGTTCCCGAGATCGAGCTGATCATCAAG GCATCTACGATCGACGGTCGCCGAAAGGGTGCGTGCCTCTTCTGCCAGGAATACTTTATGGACTTGTATCTCCTCGCCGAATTGAAAACGATCTCTCTAAAAGTGACCACGGTCGACATGCAGAAACCGCCGCCCGATTTCCGTACCAATTTCCAGGCAACGCCACCGCCGATCCTAATCGATAACGGCGACGCGATATTGGAAAACGAGAAAATCGAACGGCACATAATGAAGAACATTCCCGGTGGACACAATCTCTTCGTGCAAGACAAAGAAGTGGCTACACTCGTTGAAAACTTGTTCAGT AAATTGAAACTGTTACTGCTGAACGCGAAGGATAAGGATAAAGATCCGAAATCGTCGTCCCTGATGGCACACTTGCGCAAAATCGACGAGCATCTAGGTCGTAAGGGTACTCGTTTCCTCACAGGCGACACGATGTGCTGTTTCGACTGTGAACTTATGCCACGACTCCAACATATCAGGGTGGCCGGCAAATACTTTGCGGACTTTGAGATTCCGGAGACTTTGGTGCATCTCTGGCGATATATGCATCATATGTACAGGCTGGATGCCTTCTTACAAAGTTGCCCAGCCGATCAGGATATCATCAACCATTACAAATTACAACAG AGCATGAAAATGAAGAAGCACGAAGAGCTAGAGACCCCGACATTCACCACTAGTATTCCAATCGAGGTAAACGACGACTAG